In one Gemmatimonadota bacterium genomic region, the following are encoded:
- a CDS encoding alpha/beta fold hydrolase, with translation MTRIPEADVEFTIHPDDCDAAGTVSHGAFLKLFERARWEQLERGPGVDVFTRDALWPAVRRSVLDFHAPVRVGASLRFQQVLTHWGRTSFTIRQTARRITDDTALATAEFLFVCVDQYGQPQPVPDAVGRFYSARPSADPIDRITVNGVSLAVETRGSGLPIVFLHGFPLDRTIWRHQLDTLSGYRRIAYDFRGMGRSDAPDLGYSMAMYADDLAALLDALGEDRVVLCGLSMGGYVAFEFLRRHRSRVRGLVLMDTRAEADSAEGRKARDGLVAKVRDLGAIAAAEAMLPRFFTTTVPADIIESVREMILRAPVPGIIGALTAMRERLDSSPLLSGLVGIPTLVVVGQEDIITPPGVSEQMAAIIPESRLVEIPGSGHLPCIEQPVPTTRAILKFLQSLR, from the coding sequence TTGACGCGAATCCCGGAAGCCGACGTCGAGTTCACGATCCACCCCGACGACTGCGACGCGGCGGGGACCGTGAGCCATGGGGCATTCCTCAAATTGTTTGAACGGGCCCGCTGGGAACAACTGGAGCGGGGCCCCGGGGTCGATGTGTTTACCCGCGACGCGCTCTGGCCGGCGGTTCGACGGAGCGTCCTCGACTTTCACGCCCCGGTCCGGGTCGGTGCGTCGCTCCGGTTCCAGCAGGTGCTGACTCATTGGGGCCGGACCAGTTTTACGATCCGGCAAACGGCCCGTCGAATCACCGATGACACGGCGTTGGCCACGGCCGAGTTCCTCTTCGTGTGTGTGGATCAGTACGGGCAACCGCAACCGGTTCCCGACGCGGTTGGCCGGTTCTACAGCGCCCGGCCCAGTGCCGACCCGATCGACCGAATCACGGTCAACGGCGTCAGCCTGGCGGTGGAGACGCGCGGCTCCGGGTTGCCGATCGTGTTCCTCCATGGTTTTCCCCTCGACCGGACTATTTGGCGCCACCAGCTCGACACTCTGAGCGGATACCGGCGGATTGCCTATGACTTTCGAGGCATGGGCCGATCGGATGCCCCCGATCTGGGCTATTCGATGGCGATGTACGCCGATGATTTGGCCGCGCTGCTGGATGCCCTTGGCGAGGATCGGGTCGTGTTATGCGGACTTTCCATGGGTGGCTACGTGGCGTTCGAGTTTCTCCGGCGGCATCGAAGCCGGGTGCGGGGTCTCGTGCTGATGGATACCCGGGCTGAGGCAGACAGCGCGGAGGGCCGGAAGGCGAGGGATGGATTGGTGGCGAAAGTCAGGGATTTGGGGGCGATCGCCGCCGCTGAGGCGATGTTGCCGCGGTTCTTCACCACCACGGTGCCGGCCGACATCATCGAGTCGGTGCGCGAGATGATTCTCCGAGCCCCGGTTCCTGGCATCATTGGGGCCCTCACGGCGATGCGGGAGCGGTTGGACAGCTCCCCGTTGTTGTCAGGACTAGTCGGGATTCCGACCCTCGTCGTGGTGGGTCAAGAGGACATCATCACGCCGCCCGGCGTGTCGGAACAGATGGCCGCAATCATTCCCGAGTCCCGCCTTGTCGAGATTCCTGGATCGGGACACCTGCCGTGCATCGAGCAGCCGGTGCCTACCACCCGGGCAATTCTCAAGTTCTTGCAGAGTCTGCGATGA
- a CDS encoding ribonuclease D, with translation MSSRTAPDPLLIADRPAFEALVTGWQREAVVGMDTEAASFHRFRDRVYLLQLSTPEQTVIVDPVGTGGLEPLRPWFDHGGTQFIFHDADYDLRLMYREAGLRIRDLFDTRVAAQFLNLPGIGLGAILESRFGIRTDKRFQRADWSARPLTPDMLTYAATDTHYLPDLRIAFLGELDAIGRLAWVEEECRLLTAVEWPTQEPPEQTFLKIKGARDLNPRGLAVLRELHVWRDGVAERLDRALFRVLGNEVLIALAGEPPRDLKGLERIRGIGPDNAARRGPEILEAIERGLTVPDADLPAFPRHPRYRPDPAFDVRVERLKTWRAALATRINLPPGLLAPNATLDGVARAVPTSPEELLLVPGIRRWQVGEFGKEVIALVSAKA, from the coding sequence ATGTCCTCCAGAACCGCCCCAGACCCCCTTTTGATCGCCGACCGGCCGGCCTTTGAAGCCTTAGTGACTGGCTGGCAGCGCGAAGCGGTCGTCGGGATGGATACCGAGGCCGCCAGTTTCCATCGATTCCGGGATCGGGTCTACCTCCTCCAGTTATCGACACCTGAGCAGACCGTCATCGTTGACCCAGTCGGAACCGGCGGCCTCGAGCCGCTGCGTCCCTGGTTCGACCATGGCGGCACCCAGTTCATCTTTCACGACGCCGACTACGACCTGCGGCTGATGTATCGCGAAGCAGGTCTTCGGATCCGTGATTTGTTCGACACCCGGGTCGCCGCCCAATTCCTCAACCTGCCCGGCATCGGCCTTGGGGCGATCTTGGAGAGCCGGTTCGGGATTCGAACCGACAAACGATTCCAGCGGGCCGATTGGTCAGCCCGGCCGTTGACACCGGACATGCTCACCTATGCGGCCACGGATACCCACTACCTCCCCGACCTCCGGATTGCCTTTCTCGGCGAGTTGGACGCGATCGGTCGGCTCGCTTGGGTCGAGGAAGAGTGCCGATTGCTGACCGCCGTGGAGTGGCCCACCCAGGAACCGCCGGAGCAGACCTTCCTTAAGATCAAGGGAGCCCGTGACCTCAATCCCCGAGGCCTCGCTGTGCTCCGGGAACTCCACGTCTGGCGGGATGGCGTCGCTGAGCGGCTCGACCGGGCCCTGTTTCGCGTCCTCGGCAACGAGGTGTTGATTGCCCTGGCCGGCGAACCGCCTCGCGATCTCAAAGGGTTGGAACGGATCCGGGGAATTGGGCCGGATAACGCGGCCCGACGCGGGCCGGAGATCCTGGAAGCGATCGAGCGGGGATTGACCGTACCGGACGCCGATCTCCCAGCGTTTCCGCGCCATCCGCGCTACCGGCCGGACCCGGCGTTCGATGTCCGAGTTGAGCGGCTGAAGACATGGCGAGCGGCGTTGGCCACCCGAATCAACCTGCCCCCGGGCCTGCTGGCACCGAACGCGACCCTCGATGGAGTGGCCCGGGCGGTCCCGACGAGCCCCGAGGAACTCCTGTTGGTCCCGGGAATCCGGCGATGGCAGGTCGGCGAGTTCGGAAAGGAAGTGATCGCGCTGGTTAGCGCGAAGGCCTAG
- a CDS encoding metal-sulfur cluster assembly factor, with translation MVTPEIVRKALRQVKDPELGLNIVDIGLVYDIEVSEQGDAHVKMTLTSPGCPSGAEIMEDARLVVEQVEGVNSAAIELVWEPYWTPERMDPRVRAFLG, from the coding sequence ATGGTGACTCCTGAGATCGTTCGCAAAGCGCTTCGGCAAGTCAAAGACCCCGAATTGGGTCTCAATATCGTGGACATCGGGCTGGTCTATGACATCGAGGTCTCCGAACAGGGAGACGCCCACGTCAAGATGACCCTGACCTCGCCGGGATGCCCGTCGGGGGCGGAAATCATGGAGGACGCCCGGCTGGTTGTCGAGCAGGTCGAGGGGGTGAACAGCGCTGCGATCGAACTCGTCTGGGAGCCCTACTGGACCCCGGAGCGGATGGACCCTCGCGTCCGGGCCTTCCTGGGCTAG
- a CDS encoding matrixin family metalloprotease, protein MWEDLWLGPEETRSVALPEFGHALGLPHSGRPSDIMFPTVSVLRLSDRDRSSAQLPYAIPPGALREPRPP, encoded by the coding sequence ATGTGGGAAGACCTGTGGCTCGGGCCTGAGGAAACCCGGTCGGTCGCGCTTCCCGAGTTCGGACACGCATTGGGTCTGCCTCATTCGGGCCGGCCAAGCGATATCATGTTTCCTACTGTGTCGGTACTCCGGTTGTCCGATCGAGACCGTTCGTCAGCCCAGCTACCCTATGCGATTCCACCGGGTGCCCTTCGCGAGCCAAGACCCCCATGA
- a CDS encoding MMPL family transporter, with the protein MIIASFAKAMVRWRWIVIAVWAIVGLIAFIQAPKTPNRLALQGGADEMTEARTADRLLSTRFARPFGEFLAVAVEGPTSFAEGPGRAVLDTLTKTAARLAYVQNVVSYLTRSDTLFVSNDGRATFFLVSLRLRADSVGAKIPDIRAKLNQVLAQVPNRPSYKMHVTGRAALDLDVRTVSAEDGKRFELRLLPITLVILVLAFGALVAALLPLGIGVLAIAVSLSIVGVLATTMPMSVFVLNLTTMIGLGVGIDYSLLMVTRFREELARGYRRREAAERTLMTAGIAVVNSGLTVVVGFGALLLTPMVETRSVGIGGLIVVGVAVLLCITLLPALLAALGRSIDEPRWLARRLTWYHAPQIWEKWARSLARHPVRALLVGGSIIGVLTLPVFWIRIGLPARDWWPSQTEAGAGVEALSRMGVSGYITPLRIVVEVPSGQSATQAVKLRGLRALSDSMRADPRVVEVRSIVDLEPGTSILAYSLLYADLDSARARHGDFLDAYLSRDGQLALVDVILGDTTSLTSAMSVVARIRGLASSQSIRQLRDSRVFVGGYVAASVDLQAEMLRRFPGLVALVLGATGLMLAIAFRSVLVPVKAVLMNSLSVSATFGILVLVFQFGIGGQFLRLTGPTEAIFVLVPVFVFAVVFGLSMDYEVFLLSRIKEAFDRTGKNTEATMEGLSATASVISSAALIMIFVFGAFAFAQVLIMQFLGFGLAVAVLLDATVIRMVLVPAFMHLMGRWNWWPGGRRQPPERLH; encoded by the coding sequence TTGATCATCGCGAGCTTCGCCAAAGCAATGGTGCGATGGCGTTGGATCGTTATCGCCGTCTGGGCGATCGTCGGGCTCATCGCCTTCATCCAGGCCCCGAAGACGCCGAACCGCCTCGCGCTTCAAGGCGGAGCCGATGAAATGACTGAAGCCCGAACCGCCGATCGGCTGCTGTCTACCCGATTCGCTCGGCCCTTCGGTGAGTTTCTGGCGGTGGCCGTCGAGGGTCCTACGTCGTTCGCCGAGGGACCGGGGCGAGCGGTCCTCGATACGCTGACCAAGACGGCCGCCCGGCTGGCCTACGTCCAAAACGTCGTCTCGTATCTGACCCGGAGCGATACGTTGTTCGTCTCCAACGACGGGAGGGCGACTTTCTTCTTGGTCTCCCTCCGCCTTCGGGCCGACAGCGTTGGAGCCAAGATCCCCGACATACGGGCCAAGCTCAACCAGGTATTGGCCCAAGTACCCAACCGGCCATCGTACAAGATGCACGTGACCGGCCGAGCCGCCCTTGACCTCGACGTCCGGACCGTGAGCGCCGAGGACGGGAAGCGATTCGAACTTCGACTCCTCCCGATCACCCTGGTCATCCTGGTTTTGGCGTTTGGAGCGTTGGTCGCCGCCTTGCTGCCGCTCGGCATCGGGGTCCTTGCCATTGCCGTGTCGCTCTCGATCGTCGGCGTCCTGGCCACCACAATGCCGATGTCGGTCTTCGTCCTGAATCTCACGACGATGATCGGACTGGGCGTCGGGATCGACTATTCCCTGCTGATGGTAACCCGCTTTCGCGAGGAACTGGCCCGCGGATACCGGCGACGCGAGGCGGCGGAGCGAACCTTGATGACCGCGGGCATCGCTGTCGTCAACTCAGGGTTGACCGTCGTGGTCGGGTTTGGCGCCCTCCTGCTGACGCCGATGGTCGAGACCAGAAGCGTCGGGATCGGCGGCTTGATTGTCGTTGGAGTAGCCGTTTTGCTCTGCATCACCCTGCTTCCGGCGCTTCTGGCGGCCCTGGGCCGCTCGATCGACGAACCCCGCTGGTTGGCTCGACGCCTCACTTGGTATCACGCCCCGCAGATTTGGGAAAAGTGGGCCCGTTCCCTTGCCCGCCACCCCGTCAGGGCTCTGCTGGTTGGGGGATCGATTATCGGGGTACTCACTCTACCGGTCTTCTGGATTCGAATCGGCCTCCCGGCCCGCGACTGGTGGCCCAGCCAGACCGAAGCCGGCGCCGGAGTCGAGGCCCTCTCGCGGATGGGCGTGTCAGGGTACATCACCCCGCTCCGCATCGTCGTCGAAGTGCCGTCAGGACAATCGGCCACTCAGGCGGTCAAGCTCCGTGGCCTCCGAGCCCTTTCGGACTCAATGAGGGCCGATCCCCGGGTCGTCGAGGTTCGCAGTATTGTCGACCTCGAGCCCGGGACCTCGATCCTCGCTTACTCGCTCCTCTATGCCGACCTCGATTCCGCCCGCGCCCGCCACGGCGATTTTCTGGATGCCTATTTGAGCCGCGACGGCCAACTTGCGCTCGTCGATGTCATTCTCGGCGATACCACGTCCCTGACCTCGGCCATGTCCGTCGTGGCCCGGATTCGGGGGCTTGCTTCCAGTCAGAGCATCCGTCAGCTCCGGGACAGCCGAGTGTTCGTCGGGGGCTACGTTGCGGCGAGCGTCGATCTCCAGGCCGAGATGCTGCGCCGGTTTCCGGGCTTGGTTGCGCTGGTCCTTGGCGCGACGGGCTTGATGCTGGCCATCGCCTTTCGATCGGTACTCGTTCCGGTCAAAGCCGTCTTGATGAACTCACTCTCCGTCAGTGCGACCTTCGGCATCTTGGTCTTGGTGTTTCAATTCGGGATCGGCGGTCAGTTTCTGCGACTGACCGGCCCGACGGAAGCCATCTTCGTGCTGGTTCCGGTGTTCGTTTTTGCCGTGGTGTTTGGACTCAGCATGGACTACGAGGTCTTCCTGCTCAGCCGAATCAAAGAAGCATTCGACCGGACCGGGAAGAATACCGAAGCGACGATGGAGGGGTTGAGCGCGACCGCATCGGTCATCAGTTCAGCGGCCCTGATCATGATCTTCGTCTTCGGGGCGTTCGCCTTTGCCCAGGTGCTGATCATGCAGTTCCTGGGTTTTGGATTGGCGGTCGCGGTGCTGCTCGACGCCACCGTCATCCGCATGGTCCTGGTTCCGGCCTTCATGCACCTCATGGGACGCTGGAACTGGTGGCCCGGCGGCCGGCGCCAGCCACCGGAACGACTCCACTAG
- the polA gene encoding DNA polymerase I: MSASEIPRLFLIDGHALIYRSFFAMISRPLRTSRGENTSAAWGVVNFLLRLQSKYRPEYLIWVLDKGDSFRSAMYPEYKSTRQKLDAELQQDFDLALEQTREILKAFGVPVVAIDGYEADDVIGTLASREADRGVQVVIVSGDKDFYQLIGPRIALLNPGRGGPAGVEEHWVDESNASERLGVEPSKVIDYLALVGDASDNVPGVHGVGEKTAVLLLAEFGDLDTILTKAGEVKAKRAREALLSEADQARLSRQLVTIRKDVPVGIELREAVRQEPDPLALRTVLTRLEFHSLVTRLGLAAHREPAEGLAAQAGADVVPAAAPAAEVKVVDDPLALADMLTDLRTAPLLALDVRTSAGEPHDAKLVGLGLAASLSRAWYLPFGHRPADGELAAPVDVQNLPALSDSACVDLVALLQDPQVAKGGHDIKRGWQVLRNHGVELAGVAFDSMVASFVLDPGRRSHGLDTLSGDLLGRVIPTLPDLGRKGKVPVPFSEVAVAVAAGLAAVDCTTILALEAYFTPRLAETSLQPLLRDIEMPLVRVLADMEWVGIRIDTPVFERLSRELTEDLKRLEAAIAKEAGGSVNLNSPKQLAVFLFEKLRLPSLKKTKTGPSTDADVLEQLADMGHVVPRLLLEYRELQKLKSTYVDVLPNRVNQRTGRIHASFNQTGAATGRLSSSEPNLQNIPIRSPRGEAIRLGFIPTAGWRFVVADYSQIELRLMAHLSGDPAFVEAFNAGEDIHRQTAALIFGADRTAVTPEMRSQAKTINFGTIYGQGPFALSKQLGISLESAKTFIADYFQRFAGVRAYLDRQIEVARAQGYVETLFNRRRYIPEIKDKNFNTRAFGERLSQNSPLQGSAADLIKIAMIRLSEALRQGSFEARILVQVHDELVLEVPEAEIERVVPMVRDCMVGVAELKVPLVVDVGVGSNWLEAKH, translated from the coding sequence ATGTCAGCTTCTGAGATCCCCAGGCTGTTCCTGATCGACGGCCACGCCCTGATCTACCGGTCCTTCTTCGCCATGATCAGCCGGCCGCTGCGAACCTCCCGCGGAGAGAACACGTCGGCGGCCTGGGGTGTCGTCAATTTTCTACTCCGTCTCCAGTCGAAATACCGCCCGGAGTACCTGATCTGGGTTCTCGATAAGGGAGATTCGTTCCGATCGGCGATGTATCCCGAGTACAAATCGACGCGGCAAAAACTGGACGCGGAACTTCAACAGGACTTCGACCTGGCGTTGGAGCAAACCCGCGAAATCCTCAAGGCCTTTGGGGTGCCGGTCGTAGCGATCGACGGATACGAAGCCGACGATGTCATCGGGACCCTGGCCAGCCGAGAGGCTGATCGAGGCGTGCAGGTCGTCATCGTGTCGGGCGACAAGGATTTCTACCAGTTGATCGGGCCCCGGATTGCTCTCCTCAACCCGGGCCGGGGGGGGCCGGCTGGGGTCGAAGAACATTGGGTTGACGAATCCAACGCTTCGGAGCGGTTGGGGGTCGAGCCCTCCAAGGTGATCGACTACCTGGCCCTGGTGGGTGATGCGTCCGACAACGTACCGGGGGTGCATGGGGTCGGGGAGAAGACGGCGGTGCTGTTGCTGGCTGAGTTCGGGGATCTCGATACCATCCTGACCAAAGCCGGCGAGGTGAAGGCCAAACGGGCCCGTGAAGCCCTCCTGTCCGAGGCTGACCAAGCCCGGCTATCCCGACAGTTGGTGACGATCAGGAAGGACGTACCAGTCGGAATTGAACTCCGCGAGGCGGTGCGCCAGGAGCCGGATCCCTTGGCTCTTCGCACGGTCCTGACTCGCCTGGAGTTCCACTCACTGGTCACCCGGCTTGGCTTGGCCGCTCACCGTGAGCCGGCGGAGGGATTGGCGGCTCAGGCCGGGGCCGACGTCGTGCCGGCTGCAGCTCCGGCCGCCGAGGTGAAGGTCGTGGACGATCCTCTGGCCCTGGCGGACATGCTGACGGACCTTCGAACCGCCCCGTTGCTGGCCCTGGACGTCAGAACGAGTGCCGGCGAACCTCATGACGCCAAGTTGGTCGGACTCGGTCTGGCGGCGAGCCTGAGTCGAGCCTGGTACCTCCCGTTTGGGCATCGACCGGCTGACGGCGAGCTGGCGGCGCCGGTTGACGTCCAGAACCTGCCGGCGCTCAGCGACTCGGCCTGTGTCGATTTGGTTGCGTTGCTTCAGGATCCTCAGGTGGCCAAGGGTGGACACGATATCAAACGGGGCTGGCAGGTGCTGCGAAACCACGGGGTCGAGTTGGCGGGGGTGGCATTCGATTCGATGGTGGCGAGTTTCGTTTTGGACCCGGGTCGCCGGTCCCATGGACTCGATACCCTCAGCGGCGATCTGCTCGGCCGGGTGATACCAACGCTTCCCGATCTTGGGCGCAAAGGTAAAGTGCCGGTTCCGTTCAGCGAGGTGGCGGTGGCGGTCGCGGCAGGATTGGCCGCGGTGGATTGTACAACGATATTGGCGCTGGAGGCGTACTTCACGCCGCGGTTGGCGGAAACCTCTCTTCAGCCGTTGCTTCGTGACATCGAGATGCCATTGGTGCGGGTCCTGGCGGACATGGAATGGGTCGGTATCCGAATCGACACACCGGTATTCGAACGACTCTCGCGTGAACTGACGGAGGATCTGAAGCGGCTCGAAGCCGCCATCGCCAAAGAGGCCGGCGGCTCGGTGAATCTCAACAGCCCGAAGCAGTTGGCGGTGTTTTTGTTTGAAAAGCTTCGGTTGCCGAGCCTGAAGAAGACCAAGACCGGCCCCTCGACTGATGCCGATGTCCTCGAGCAGTTGGCCGACATGGGCCATGTCGTGCCGCGGCTGTTACTGGAGTACCGGGAGCTTCAGAAACTCAAGTCCACGTATGTGGATGTGCTTCCGAACCGAGTCAATCAACGAACTGGCCGAATCCATGCCAGCTTCAACCAAACCGGTGCCGCCACGGGCCGGCTTTCCTCCTCGGAACCCAACCTCCAGAATATCCCGATACGGTCGCCGAGGGGCGAAGCGATTCGCCTCGGGTTCATTCCCACGGCCGGGTGGCGCTTCGTGGTGGCGGATTACTCGCAGATCGAACTCAGACTGATGGCCCATTTGTCAGGCGATCCGGCGTTCGTCGAGGCGTTCAACGCCGGCGAGGATATTCACCGCCAGACCGCCGCCCTCATTTTTGGGGCCGATCGGACCGCCGTCACCCCGGAGATGCGAAGTCAAGCGAAGACGATCAATTTTGGTACGATCTACGGCCAGGGGCCTTTTGCGTTATCGAAGCAACTTGGGATTTCCCTCGAGAGCGCCAAGACGTTCATTGCGGACTACTTCCAGCGATTTGCCGGGGTGCGGGCCTATCTCGATCGCCAAATCGAGGTGGCCCGGGCCCAAGGGTATGTCGAGACCCTGTTCAATCGCCGCCGGTACATTCCGGAGATCAAGGACAAGAACTTCAATACCCGCGCCTTCGGCGAACGGCTCAGCCAGAATTCACCCCTTCAGGGCTCGGCGGCGGACCTGATCAAGATCGCGATGATCCGACTGTCTGAGGCGCTCCGTCAAGGGTCGTTCGAGGCGAGGATCTTGGTGCAGGTTCATGACGAGTTAGTGCTCGAGGTCCCCGAGGCCGAGATCGAACGGGTCGTGCCAATGGTCCGAGATTGTATGGTGGGCGTCGCCGAACTCAAGGTGCCGCTGGTTGTCGATGTTGGGGTTGGATCGAACTGGCTGGAGGCCAAACACTAA
- a CDS encoding GWxTD domain-containing protein — MKRRPRFLNAIALLLIGTGCLSGRGVPPGTPGTATDQTLTELFSLSTVFQRLGRLAGTGPIPFVGNVALLAGRGDSTMMTVGLSFENRAISFQRDQGTFAARFRADISLTRTGAPPITVSKTEVVRVASFQETQRNEETIFFTQSFLLAPGSYTVAVVVRDPASTAASRVEKVVEVPAFQAGSISAPTMVYEVRSRTSVTDSLHAILNSRGTVSHGGGDTLFIYVEGYRFSGPTQIPVTVRDDRDSVVYRSEVQFTGGKSVEGRLVRFGSDAPPLGELKIQFGEGPSARSVQALVSFAKGWVVTNYENLLTLLRFFPYEPGLLGNLRSAKPADRAKLWRQFFAVTDPIPETSNNEALDRYFTRIAFANERFRDEGGEGWRTDRGEVFVTLGEPDQVLENPPSSDRRIIRWYYNEYRAVIDFEGTLGFSRMRLTPNSRSEFARARSLVVRDARNR, encoded by the coding sequence ATGAAACGTCGCCCCCGCTTCCTGAACGCGATAGCCCTGCTTCTGATCGGCACCGGGTGCTTGTCCGGTCGAGGGGTTCCACCGGGGACACCGGGGACCGCCACCGACCAGACGTTGACCGAGTTGTTCAGCTTGTCGACGGTTTTTCAGCGGCTCGGCCGCCTGGCGGGGACCGGCCCGATTCCGTTCGTCGGCAATGTGGCGCTGCTCGCCGGTCGAGGTGACTCGACCATGATGACGGTCGGACTGTCGTTCGAGAATCGAGCCATCTCGTTTCAGCGCGATCAGGGGACCTTTGCGGCCCGGTTCCGGGCGGACATTTCCCTGACCAGGACCGGCGCCCCGCCGATCACGGTCAGCAAGACGGAGGTCGTTCGGGTGGCCTCGTTTCAAGAAACCCAGCGGAACGAAGAAACGATCTTCTTTACTCAATCCTTTCTCCTGGCGCCGGGTAGCTACACGGTGGCGGTCGTGGTTCGTGACCCGGCATCGACGGCGGCCAGCCGGGTCGAGAAGGTGGTGGAGGTACCGGCCTTTCAGGCTGGTTCGATCTCAGCGCCGACCATGGTCTACGAGGTCCGGTCCCGGACATCCGTTACCGACTCGCTCCACGCCATTCTGAATTCCCGGGGCACGGTGTCGCATGGCGGCGGCGACACGTTGTTCATCTACGTGGAGGGATACCGGTTCTCCGGTCCCACGCAGATCCCGGTGACGGTTCGGGATGATCGTGACAGCGTGGTGTATCGCTCTGAAGTCCAATTTACCGGCGGCAAGAGCGTCGAGGGCCGGTTGGTCCGGTTCGGCTCGGACGCGCCGCCGCTTGGTGAGCTCAAGATCCAGTTTGGCGAGGGGCCCTCGGCTCGGAGCGTTCAGGCCTTGGTCTCCTTTGCGAAGGGCTGGGTCGTCACCAACTACGAAAACCTATTGACTCTGCTGCGATTCTTTCCGTACGAGCCCGGGTTGCTGGGTAACCTCAGGAGTGCCAAGCCGGCCGATCGGGCGAAGTTGTGGCGCCAGTTCTTTGCGGTGACCGACCCGATTCCCGAGACCAGCAACAACGAAGCGTTGGACCGGTACTTCACCCGGATCGCCTTTGCCAATGAACGATTTCGGGATGAGGGCGGGGAAGGGTGGCGGACTGATCGTGGCGAGGTCTTCGTGACCCTGGGCGAGCCCGACCAAGTGTTGGAGAACCCGCCGTCTAGTGATCGACGGATCATCCGATGGTACTACAACGAATACCGGGCGGTGATCGATTTCGAGGGAACGCTTGGCTTTTCCCGGATGCGGTTGACGCCGAACTCTCGCTCGGAGTTCGCTCGGGCGCGGTCGCTGGTGGTACGCGACGCCCGAAACCGATAG
- a CDS encoding serine/threonine protein kinase, producing MSQDNLVGRTVAGYMLLAFVGEGGTATVYRAQHPTRGLAAVKVLRSRTSQDPVAVKRFLREAEFGARLDHPNIVNTYDYGEAEGMFYLALEWAAGEPLANFLTATGPLAPDLTAKIIRQLADALVVAHRAGIIHRDLKPANIMYDPVSQTARLLDFGIARDAEDDPSQRLTKAGFFVGTLQYVAPEALSGELVKEQADVYSLATIAYHLLSGQLPYPGKNPRELFQQLLSKQPVPLSQANKAIKFSSELETAVMLGLDRDLSKRWKTVSDFATAFCEVAQQDEKGKGGFFSSLFRRRKK from the coding sequence ATGAGCCAAGATAACCTCGTCGGCCGAACCGTGGCCGGTTACATGCTTCTCGCCTTCGTTGGCGAGGGTGGAACCGCGACAGTCTACCGCGCCCAGCACCCCACGCGCGGCCTCGCCGCCGTCAAGGTGCTCCGTTCCCGGACGAGCCAAGACCCAGTCGCGGTCAAGCGGTTTCTCCGAGAGGCTGAATTTGGCGCTCGCCTCGACCATCCGAACATCGTCAACACCTACGACTACGGCGAGGCCGAGGGAATGTTTTATCTGGCCCTCGAATGGGCCGCCGGAGAGCCGCTCGCCAACTTCCTGACAGCCACCGGCCCGCTAGCCCCTGACTTGACCGCCAAGATCATTCGGCAACTGGCCGACGCCCTCGTCGTTGCCCACCGGGCCGGCATCATCCACCGCGACTTGAAGCCGGCCAACATCATGTACGACCCGGTATCCCAGACGGCTCGGCTCTTAGATTTTGGGATCGCGCGGGATGCCGAGGACGACCCATCGCAACGGCTCACCAAGGCCGGGTTCTTTGTCGGCACCCTCCAGTACGTCGCCCCCGAGGCCTTGAGCGGTGAGCTCGTCAAGGAGCAGGCAGACGTCTATAGCTTGGCCACGATCGCGTACCACCTCCTCAGCGGCCAGTTGCCATACCCCGGGAAAAACCCACGAGAGTTGTTTCAGCAACTACTATCAAAACAGCCGGTCCCTCTGTCCCAGGCCAACAAAGCGATCAAGTTCTCCAGCGAACTGGAAACGGCCGTGATGCTAGGCCTGGACCGCGACCTTTCGAAACGCTGGAAGACGGTCAGTGACTTCGCTACGGCTTTCTGCGAAGTGGCTCAACAAGATGAAAAGGGGAAGGGCGGATTTTTTTCGTCCCTGTTTCGTCGTCGCAAGAAATGA
- the pyrE gene encoding orotate phosphoribosyltransferase, translated as MSALSELETLLRERSLVFGDFILASGRKSTYYIDARKTTMAARGQFLIGTLGLESVRNRGWKPAAVGGLTMGADPVAYAIARASLDSPPIIDGFSVRKATKEHGTKRRVEGNFELGVAVVIVEDVMTSGGSAIQAVEAVRAEGGLVLGVLAVVDREQGGIAAVERLGVEVACITTISRLGVIAKR; from the coding sequence ATGAGCGCTCTCAGTGAACTCGAGACGCTCCTGCGGGAGCGGTCCCTGGTCTTCGGGGATTTCATCCTCGCCTCGGGGCGGAAGTCCACCTACTACATCGACGCTCGAAAAACCACGATGGCCGCCAGGGGCCAGTTCCTCATCGGCACCCTCGGCCTTGAGTCGGTTCGAAACCGGGGCTGGAAGCCGGCCGCCGTTGGTGGCCTGACCATGGGGGCTGATCCGGTGGCCTACGCTATCGCGAGAGCGAGCCTGGACTCGCCGCCCATCATCGACGGATTCAGTGTCAGAAAAGCCACCAAAGAGCACGGCACCAAGCGGCGAGTCGAAGGCAACTTCGAGCTCGGCGTTGCCGTGGTCATCGTTGAGGACGTCATGACCTCGGGTGGCTCGGCGATCCAGGCCGTTGAGGCGGTGCGGGCGGAAGGCGGCCTCGTGTTGGGTGTCCTCGCGGTGGTTGATCGAGAGCAGGGCGGGATTGCAGCCGTCGAGCGGCTCGGCGTAGAGGTTGCTTGTATTACTACTATATCAAGATTGGGGGTCATCGCTAAACGGTAG